In the genome of Pongo pygmaeus isolate AG05252 chromosome 9, NHGRI_mPonPyg2-v2.0_pri, whole genome shotgun sequence, one region contains:
- the THRSP gene encoding thyroid hormone-inducible hepatic protein produces the protein MQVLTKRYPKNCLLTVMDRYSAEVHNMEQVVMIPSLLRDMQLSGHGGRAQAEAPDLYTYFTMLKAICVDVDHGLLPREEWQAKVAGSEENGTAETEEVEDESASGELDLEAQFHLHFSSLHHILMHLTEKAQEVTRKYQEMTGQVW, from the coding sequence ATGCAGGTGCTAACCAAGCGTTACCCCAAGAACTGCCTGCTGACGGTCATGGACCGGTATTCAGCAGAGGTGCACAACATGGAGCAGGTGGTGATGATCCCCAGCCTTCTGCGGGACATGCAGCTGAGTGGGCATGGGGGCCGGGCCCAGGCTGAGGCCCCTGATCTCTATACCTACTTCACCATGCTCAAGGCCATCTGCGTGGATGTGGACCATGGGCTGCTGCCACGGGAGGAGtggcaggccaaggtggcaggCAGCGAAGAGAATGGAACCGCAGAGACAGAGGAAGTCGAGGACGAGAGTGCCTCAGGAGAGCTGGACCTGGAAGCCCAGTTCCACCTGCACTTCTCCAGCCTCCATCACATCCTCATGCACCTCACCGAGAAAGCCCAGGAGGTGACAAGGAAATACCAGGAAATGACGGGACAAGTTTGGTAG